One part of the Nitrosophilus kaiyonis genome encodes these proteins:
- a CDS encoding MFS transporter, whose translation MAKKVLPLSLIVALRFFGLFIVLSVLSQYALTLKGGTAFLAGVAVGGYAFTQAILQVPFGVLSDKIGRKKTILIGLLLFAIGSVICAVADNIYILLLGRFLQGSGAIGSVVTAMIADYVREDERAHAMAVMGMVIAMSFAAAMIIGPIIGGLYSVSALFWLTAILAILALTILFTAVPEPPKIVHHYSEEEAKIKQVFKDKDLVRMYITFLFHSSTMAIAFFIIPILMKQKFNMGAEHYWKVYLPAVIFGILSMGPAAVFGEKYHKGKEVFIVSILFIAASFALMGFSSSFLLFTIGAVFFFIGFNMFEPLLQSFVSKFAKVHQKGAALGVANTFAYIGIFLGGAIGGILYQYGKEVAVAIAVLIVCVFWIYWIVGMRNPGVRANLFLNFEEYDKEKLPGLKVMEGVTDFYVNETEKIIVVKYDKEKLDENEIKEFLKK comes from the coding sequence ATTGCAAAAAAGGTTCTACCTTTAAGTCTAATTGTAGCTCTTAGATTTTTTGGTCTGTTTATAGTTTTGTCTGTTTTAAGTCAGTATGCACTTACACTAAAAGGAGGAACTGCATTTTTAGCTGGGGTTGCAGTAGGTGGATATGCTTTCACTCAAGCAATCTTACAGGTTCCTTTTGGTGTTTTAAGCGATAAAATAGGCAGAAAAAAAACCATCCTTATAGGACTTTTGCTATTTGCAATAGGTTCGGTTATATGTGCAGTTGCAGATAATATCTATATTTTACTTCTTGGAAGATTTTTACAAGGATCAGGCGCAATAGGAAGTGTTGTTACTGCAATGATTGCAGATTATGTTAGAGAAGATGAAAGAGCACATGCAATGGCTGTAATGGGTATGGTTATAGCTATGAGCTTTGCAGCGGCTATGATTATTGGACCTATCATTGGTGGTCTTTATAGTGTAAGTGCACTATTTTGGCTTACAGCTATTTTAGCTATTTTAGCTTTGACTATTTTATTTACCGCAGTTCCTGAACCACCAAAAATAGTTCACCACTACTCTGAAGAGGAAGCAAAAATAAAACAGGTTTTTAAAGATAAAGATTTAGTTAGAATGTATATTACTTTTCTATTTCACTCTTCTACTATGGCAATAGCATTTTTTATCATTCCAATTTTAATGAAACAAAAATTTAATATGGGAGCTGAGCATTACTGGAAAGTATATCTGCCAGCAGTAATATTTGGTATTTTATCCATGGGTCCAGCAGCAGTTTTTGGGGAAAAATATCATAAAGGAAAAGAGGTATTTATTGTATCTATCTTATTTATTGCAGCATCATTTGCATTAATGGGATTTAGCAGTTCATTTTTACTTTTTACAATAGGTGCAGTATTTTTCTTTATCGGTTTTAATATGTTTGAGCCACTTCTTCAAAGTTTTGTTAGTAAGTTTGCCAAAGTTCATCAAAAAGGAGCTGCTTTAGGAGTAGCAAATACTTTTGCTTATATAGGAATATTTTTAGGTGGTGCAATCGGTGGTATTTTGTATCAATATGGAAAAGAAGTAGCAGTTGCTATAGCTGTTTTAATTGTTTGTGTTTTTTGGATATATTGGATAGTAGGAATGAGAAATCCAGGAGTCAGAGCAAATCTTTTTTTAAATTTTGAAGAATATGATAAGGAAAAGCTACCTGGATTAAAAGTTATGGAAGGAGTTACAGATTTTTATGTAAATGAAACAGAAAAAATTATTGTTGTTAAATATGATAAAGAAAAACTTGATGAAAATGAAATAAAAGAGTTTTTGAAAAAGTAA